A region of the Elusimicrobiota bacterium genome:
ATATTACCCGCACCAAACTGTACAGCTTTCTTCATCTTATTTTACCTTAGTAATCCTTTGTATTTCAGGATCAGTAAAAATATCGGCTTCATCCCTGCTTTTTGTAGAAAATTCTGATACTACCGCGCCTTTATCCCCTGCTTGAAACCAGTGGAGCGTGTTTGGTTTCAGTGTATACTGTTCCCCAGGGTTTAACACAACTTCATGCCAGGCTGTATAACACTTCACACGGTGCTTAGGTATTCTTGCTTTTGGGCGTACAACCTTTTTCCCCGGGACGTATAGATAAACCTTACCCCAACGGCAACGGAACGTTTCTTCTTTACCCTGTTCACCTTTTATTGGTGGATGACGGTGTTCCGGGCAGGTTTGATATGGGAATAAAACCAGCTCTTTTGCGCAGCAGCGCGTGGTGTTTACATAAACCAAAAGTTCTAGCCCGGTTTGGTTAAGTTCATTCAACCCGAAGTCTGCAACTTCTATACGGTTGAGTTCGGGTTTTGTTAACACAATCCCCGCGTTTTTGAAGTATACCAATGCGCGTTTCCGTGCTGATACAAACTGTTGTTTTGTAATCATATTTCTTCAACCCCGTACTCAATGTTAATCGTACGTTTTTCGCCGGGTTTAAGGTATCTTAACCTACCCTCTGCGCGTTCTTTTGCGCGGCCTTCCACAAAATTTGTTCCCGGTTCAAGGCCTAGGACATATGTTCCTTCACCCAGCATTTTCCATTGTATAAAACACGGTAGTTGACTAGTGTTGTACTTAATATAAAACCGTATACCAAGCCGTTTATTCTCAATCCCTACACGTACAGTACCGTCTTTTGCGGTGCGGAGTTTATGATAAAACACCTGTTCTTTATACCCGCGTACGGGTGTATGCATTTTTTGCCAGGTATTCAGTCCTTTTGCACCTTCAGCATCTCGTGGAGTAATTTTTACCGATGGGATTATGAGTTTACTTTCTTCAGATAACAGTGGGTATCCGAGGTTTGTGTGGTATAACATCATAAACTCTTTTTTCGTATCCGCACGGTTTTCTACGGTGTCTTCAATAAAAATTTTTGCGGTGCCTAAAGTTCCGCTGATTTTGCGTGTCATCCAGAGGTTTGAATTAAATATTGCGGCTTCCACCATTATACCGGTGATTGAAAATTTATAGTCATCACCAACCCATTCATTTTTTACGGCGACATTACGCGCAGGAGTGTTACCTAACCGCCCGTGGATACCTAGTTGTTGTCCATTGTCAGTACACGGCGCGCCAAAGTATGTTAGCCCGCAGGTGTTTAATAATCCAACATTATAGGAGTACAGCCATTCCAGCCCTGCGGGATTATAATACGACGGATGCGTAATGCCAGTGGGGGAAATATAGCATAACGGCATACCTTTGTATTCGGCATACGCAATATCCATTGCACGGTCAGGGACGACTGTGTAATTTAATCCCGTACCTGTGCGGATATCAGCAATACGTACCCCGCGTTCACGTCCATCCGCAAGTTCTGCGATACGTATACCTCCGAACTGCAGCATATCGCCTGTGCGGGAGGTTAACTGTTTTTTTGTTAATTTACTATAAAATATTTTTGGCATCTTTTATGGATCCTTAAAGTGTTTTAAAAGTTGTAATAAATCCCGCATTCACCGGTAAATTGTAACGACATACTATCATTTTTACCGACCCGGTTGTTGTTGTGGTTGATATACACAGCATAGCCAAACATTAGGTCTATCACTATATGCTCGTCAATCTTTACCTCTAGCCCGGGGCCAACGCCGAAATTGTTGTTAACTGATATATTGGTCGCCGTATAGGTTACTGGTATACTGTCTTTATCATTGTATTCTGTAATCGTACCTTCTCTTTGGTTATACCAGTTATGATAGCCTGCGTACATAAAAAGCCCGGTGGTTTTTGTGTCAATAAACTTTTTTAGGAATGTAAATCCTATACTGTTAGTGATAGTTGTATTGTCAACAAACGGAGCAAAGGTTACCTGTAAACCCATTGTTGGGTTGAACCATTTGCGGTAACTGAGCCCGTATCCGGTAACAAATCCGCCCCCTGCGCCTAACGAATTTTTATAATACGTTTCTTCCGCGGAGGCGATGGGGATATATACCAAAGAGAGCATAGTACAAGATAAAACCAGGGATAACACTTTTTTCATTTTTATCGGTTCTCCTTTTTCTTATCCGCAACTATAGTAAGTACAGTCGCGGGATGATAATAACATCATAATATTATACAAAAAAATTATACGGTACGTATTTTTTCGTTTTCGTTATAACACTTTTCCGCAAACGGACGGTATTTGTCGATCCACATGAGTTCAAGAATTGATAAGTCTTCGTCATAGTTGTACGCAACATCCTCTTTTTGTTTCAAAGTTTCAAGGATTTCAAATGTGAATGACGGTTCGCCGCCACCCTCAGTCCACTCGTTCTGCAATTCTTTATTTCTATGATTTCCTAGATTCAGCATAAACCTGTGGCGGTTGAATGCGCCGTCAATATTCAACGAACTGCCTAACAACACCTTCCCGGTTTTGTTGTTTTTAATGACAAAAACGCCTTTAACTGTCTGTATGTTTTTATATTCCTGCCTCAACTTTTTCTTATCAACCACCATAACATTCCTTTCTATACGTAGTACACCGCAGTTTTGGATATTGTGAAACACTATTGCAACATTATATAATGTAACATAGTTTAAAAAACAAAGATGTGTATTTTAGTATCAACGAAGGCCTATAAAAGGAGTTGTAAAAAAGATGAGTAAGTCTAAATCCTGGGCATCTGTAGATTTAACAAAAGTTCCAACCATAAAAGTTACCCCGCCGGGACCGAAGTCCAAACAAGTACACGAGCGTACTACCAAGTATTTCAAAGGCTTATCTTCGCAGGTAAAACTTTTCCCCGTAGTATTCGAGTCGGGGAAAGGCGTGACTTTGACCGACGTTGACGGGAATACCTACATCGACTTTTCTTCGGGAATATACGTTACAACACTAGGGCATTGCCATCCAAAGATTACGGAACAAGTGCAAAAATATGCGGGATTGCTGATGAATGCCCACGATTTTTCTACACCCATTAAGATGAAACTCGTAGAAAAATTGGCATCCATATTACCGAAAGGGCTTACCTGCATGCAGTTTTATGATAGCGGTACTGCTGCGGTGGAAGCCGGCCTCCGTGTGCTCCGCGCGGCAACCGGGAAGTATGAAGTTATGTCGTTCTATAACGATTTTCATGGTAAAACTTTAGGCGCAACCTCCTGTGCGTTGATGACCAAAGGGTCAGGATTGAGGGCACCCGGGTTTTTCCTTGCTCCGCGTCCGTATTGTTACCGCTGCCCGTTCAAAATGAAATATCCTGATTGCGGATTGTACTGCGCTGACTTTATAAAAACTGTTATCCAGCAGCAAGGGTCGGGTTCAATGGCTGGGATAATACTTGAACCTATCCAAGGCTGGGGCGGGTCAGTTATTCCTCCCGACGGGTTCATGCAAAAACTTAGGAAGATCTGTGATGAACTAAAAATATTGTTATACGCCGACGAAGTTCTTACTTCGATGGGAAGAACAGGGAAATGGTTAGCGATGAACCACTGGGATGTCGTTCCTGATATTGTAACTATGGGTAAAGGGTTTGGTAACGGATTCCCTGTTACCGCAATGGTAGCGCGGGAAGATTTTGGCGGGTTATTTGAATCCATAAGCGCATCAAGTTCTTATGGCGGTAATCCTATGGCCTGTGCAGCGGCATTAGCATCAATCGAAGTTATTGAAGAAGAGAACTTATTACAAAAATCGTTGGATCTCGGGAAATATATACTTAAACGGTTGAAAAAAATTGAGAAAACACATCATATAGTTGGTGAAGTACGCGGGAGAGGGTGTTTGCTAGGGATTGAATTGATTAAGGATAAGAAAACTAAAGAGCCGTTTAATGAAGCGGGAAAACTTATCTACCAAAAAGCTTTCCGGAAAGGGTTAGCGTGGATCCCAGCAGGGCATATCTTGCGGTTATCCCCGCCGATCGTTATGGATAACGAAGTTGCGGATAAAGGGTTGGATATTATTGAAGAAGCGATTTTTGAAGTAGAAAAAGAGTTTGGGTACACAAAGTAAGAG
Encoded here:
- a CDS encoding D-lyxose/D-mannose family sugar isomerase gives rise to the protein MITKQQFVSARKRALVYFKNAGIVLTKPELNRIEVADFGLNELNQTGLELLVYVNTTRCCAKELVLFPYQTCPEHRHPPIKGEQGKEETFRCRWGKVYLYVPGKKVVRPKARIPKHRVKCYTAWHEVVLNPGEQYTLKPNTLHWFQAGDKGAVVSEFSTKSRDEADIFTDPEIQRITKVK
- a CDS encoding aldose 1-epimerase family protein, which gives rise to MPKIFYSKLTKKQLTSRTGDMLQFGGIRIAELADGRERGVRIADIRTGTGLNYTVVPDRAMDIAYAEYKGMPLCYISPTGITHPSYYNPAGLEWLYSYNVGLLNTCGLTYFGAPCTDNGQQLGIHGRLGNTPARNVAVKNEWVGDDYKFSITGIMVEAAIFNSNLWMTRKISGTLGTAKIFIEDTVENRADTKKEFMMLYHTNLGYPLLSEESKLIIPSVKITPRDAEGAKGLNTWQKMHTPVRGYKEQVFYHKLRTAKDGTVRVGIENKRLGIRFYIKYNTSQLPCFIQWKMLGEGTYVLGLEPGTNFVEGRAKERAEGRLRYLKPGEKRTINIEYGVEEI
- a CDS encoding GIY-YIG nuclease family protein; its protein translation is MVVDKKKLRQEYKNIQTVKGVFVIKNNKTGKVLLGSSLNIDGAFNRHRFMLNLGNHRNKELQNEWTEGGGEPSFTFEILETLKQKEDVAYNYDEDLSILELMWIDKYRPFAEKCYNENEKIRTV
- a CDS encoding aspartate aminotransferase family protein, whose product is MSKSKSWASVDLTKVPTIKVTPPGPKSKQVHERTTKYFKGLSSQVKLFPVVFESGKGVTLTDVDGNTYIDFSSGIYVTTLGHCHPKITEQVQKYAGLLMNAHDFSTPIKMKLVEKLASILPKGLTCMQFYDSGTAAVEAGLRVLRAATGKYEVMSFYNDFHGKTLGATSCALMTKGSGLRAPGFFLAPRPYCYRCPFKMKYPDCGLYCADFIKTVIQQQGSGSMAGIILEPIQGWGGSVIPPDGFMQKLRKICDELKILLYADEVLTSMGRTGKWLAMNHWDVVPDIVTMGKGFGNGFPVTAMVAREDFGGLFESISASSSYGGNPMACAAALASIEVIEEENLLQKSLDLGKYILKRLKKIEKTHHIVGEVRGRGCLLGIELIKDKKTKEPFNEAGKLIYQKAFRKGLAWIPAGHILRLSPPIVMDNEVADKGLDIIEEAIFEVEKEFGYTK